A genomic region of Exiguobacterium sp. Helios contains the following coding sequences:
- the fliG gene encoding flagellar motor switch protein FliG: MKKLEMSSREKAAILMISLGPEVAASVYKHLSEEEMEWLTLQISSMKRIDPDEKLEVLEEFHELATAQNYITQGGIGFAKSVLEKALGEEKAMELIYRLTSTLQVRPFEFARKADPKQLLNFIQNEHPQTIALVLAHLDPVKSGQILSELPAEAQSDVARRIATMDRMNPEIISEVEQILERNLSQAGMQDYAQSGGIEAVVQVLNGVDRTTERTILDTLEIQDPELAEEIKKRMFVFEDIVTLDARAIQRIIREVSNEDLLLSLKVSSEDVKEMVYRNMSQRMVESFKEDMEFMGPVRLRDVEEAQSRIVGIIRRLEDMGEIVVARGGGDDIVV, translated from the coding sequence ATGAAGAAGTTAGAGATGAGTAGTCGGGAAAAAGCCGCCATTTTAATGATTTCGCTTGGTCCGGAAGTCGCGGCCAGCGTATACAAACATTTGTCTGAAGAAGAAATGGAATGGCTGACATTACAGATTTCGAGCATGAAACGGATTGATCCGGATGAGAAGCTCGAAGTGTTAGAAGAATTCCATGAATTAGCGACAGCGCAAAATTATATCACGCAAGGTGGTATCGGATTCGCCAAATCCGTGTTGGAAAAAGCATTAGGTGAAGAGAAGGCGATGGAACTCATTTATCGTTTGACGTCGACGCTTCAAGTGAGACCGTTTGAATTTGCCCGCAAAGCGGATCCGAAACAATTGCTGAACTTCATTCAAAATGAACATCCGCAGACCATTGCCTTGGTCTTGGCGCATCTGGATCCGGTCAAATCGGGACAAATTTTATCAGAACTTCCGGCAGAAGCCCAGTCAGATGTCGCCCGACGGATTGCAACGATGGACCGGATGAATCCAGAAATCATCAGTGAAGTCGAACAAATTCTTGAACGGAATTTATCGCAAGCAGGAATGCAGGATTATGCCCAATCTGGCGGAATCGAGGCAGTAGTTCAAGTCTTGAACGGTGTCGATCGGACGACGGAACGAACGATTCTCGATACGCTTGAAATTCAGGATCCAGAGTTGGCGGAAGAAATCAAAAAGCGGATGTTTGTCTTTGAAGATATCGTTACGCTCGACGCACGTGCCATCCAACGGATTATCCGGGAAGTTTCGAATGAAGACTTATTGCTTTCACTTAAAGTTTCATCGGAAGATGTCAAAGAAATGGTGTACCGCAATATGTCCCAGCGAATGGTCGAATCGTTCAAAGAGGATATGGAATTCATGGGACCTGTACGCTTACGGGATGTCGAAGAAGCACAAAGTCGTATTGTTGGCATCATCCGTCGCCTAGAAGATATGGGTGAGATCGTGGTAGCCCGTGGTGGAGGAGATGATATCGTTGTCTAA
- the fliM gene encoding flagellar motor switch protein FliM — protein MSEVLSQHEIDALLSAISSGDMEVEEIRSQEEERRVKVYDFKRALRFSKDQMRNLTRIHEQFARVLTTHFSAQLRTYVQFTVNTVEQLPYDEFIHSIPNMTLINLVNLHPLDGRVIFEVNPNIAYAMLDRLLGGPGEGMNKIENLTEIETRILTQLFKRAFVQYGAAWESIAEIEAEYDDLEINPQFLQLVSPNETVILVSIYVTVGEVSGTLNVCLPFVTLEPIIPKLSSHFWMQQEKRKSADNQESEHMQTQLMGSIVDLKAVLGQTELSFGELLHLEVGDCLSLQTRTSDPVELFVDDRKMFKARPGLNGKHLALQVLQRIEEE, from the coding sequence ATGAGCGAAGTATTATCACAACATGAAATTGACGCCCTGCTATCAGCCATTTCAAGCGGAGATATGGAAGTCGAGGAAATACGCAGTCAAGAAGAAGAACGTCGTGTGAAAGTCTATGACTTTAAACGGGCGTTGCGATTCTCAAAAGACCAAATGCGGAACTTAACGCGGATTCATGAACAATTCGCCCGAGTCTTGACGACCCATTTCTCAGCACAGCTTAGAACATACGTCCAGTTTACGGTCAATACGGTCGAACAGCTGCCTTATGATGAATTCATTCATTCCATTCCGAACATGACCTTGATTAATTTAGTGAATCTTCATCCGTTAGACGGACGGGTCATCTTCGAAGTGAATCCGAACATCGCGTATGCGATGCTCGATCGATTGCTCGGCGGACCGGGTGAAGGCATGAATAAGATTGAGAACTTGACGGAAATCGAAACCCGGATCTTGACGCAGTTATTCAAACGCGCCTTTGTTCAATATGGGGCAGCGTGGGAATCGATTGCCGAAATCGAAGCCGAGTATGATGATTTGGAAATCAATCCACAATTTCTTCAACTCGTCTCACCGAATGAAACGGTCATTCTCGTCTCGATTTACGTGACGGTCGGAGAAGTAAGCGGAACGCTTAATGTCTGTCTGCCGTTCGTAACACTCGAACCAATCATTCCGAAACTTTCGAGTCACTTTTGGATGCAACAAGAGAAACGAAAGTCAGCCGATAACCAAGAGTCAGAACATATGCAAACACAGTTGATGGGATCAATCGTCGATTTGAAAGCAGTGCTCGGCCAGACGGAACTTTCGTTTGGAGAATTGTTACACCTCGAGGTAGGCGATTGCCTGTCCCTCCAGACACGTACATCCGATCCGGTTGAATTGTTCGTCGATGATCGGAAAATGTTCAAAGCGCGGCCTGGTCTGAACGGGAAGCATCTCGCTTTACAAGTCTTACAACGAATTGAGGAGGAATAA
- the flgG gene encoding flagellar basal body rod protein FlgG: MLRSMYSGISGLKNFQTKLDVVGNNIANVNTFGYKKGRVTFKDLVNQSVGSASGNGGGVGGTNPKQVGLGASMSTVDNVYNQGALQNTGRTLDVGISGEGFYQVLTADGVRYSRSGNFYTDLQGNIVTGDGNYLVGLSDPPPANPGQPPADQANLPANQYDAQGQITNKVNNGYMKLQIPTGAQNLAIGKDGLVTFVDGTGNLQRVGYVSMANFANPGGLEKSGVNLFAASQNSGIAATGTPSTNGLGQLTSGTLEMSNVDLSEEFTEMIIAQRGFQANTRIITTSDQILEELVNLKR; the protein is encoded by the coding sequence ATGTTACGTTCAATGTATTCAGGAATCAGTGGGTTAAAGAACTTCCAAACAAAGTTAGACGTCGTCGGGAATAACATCGCCAACGTCAATACATTTGGTTATAAAAAAGGCCGTGTCACGTTTAAGGATCTTGTCAACCAATCAGTTGGTTCCGCATCAGGTAATGGTGGAGGTGTCGGTGGGACAAACCCGAAACAGGTAGGACTCGGGGCCTCGATGTCAACGGTCGATAACGTTTACAATCAAGGAGCGTTACAAAATACAGGTCGAACGCTTGATGTCGGGATTTCCGGTGAAGGATTCTATCAAGTCTTAACGGCAGACGGTGTGCGTTATTCTCGTTCCGGTAACTTTTATACAGATCTTCAAGGGAATATCGTAACGGGAGATGGAAATTATCTCGTAGGATTGTCTGATCCACCGCCTGCCAACCCTGGACAGCCACCTGCCGATCAAGCAAACCTACCTGCCAACCAATACGATGCTCAAGGTCAAATCACAAACAAAGTAAATAATGGCTACATGAAGTTACAAATTCCGACAGGAGCACAGAACCTTGCAATCGGAAAAGATGGACTAGTCACGTTTGTCGATGGAACGGGTAACTTGCAACGAGTTGGTTACGTATCAATGGCTAATTTTGCTAACCCGGGTGGTCTTGAAAAATCAGGAGTGAACTTATTTGCCGCTTCTCAAAACTCGGGTATCGCAGCGACTGGAACGCCAAGCACAAACGGTCTTGGTCAATTAACATCCGGAACACTTGAAATGTCAAACGTCGACTTATCGGAAGAGTTTACGGAAATGATCATCGCCCAACGCGGATTCCAGGCGAACACCCGGATCATTACAACATCAGATCAGATTTTAGAAGAACTCGTTAACTTGAAACGATGA
- a CDS encoding flagellar FlbD family protein, with product MITLTTLRETPLVLNAILIEAVRSTPDTTIQLVGGQTYVVKETLEEVKAATIDFYRQVGLTGLNSARRLEDGRRKEEE from the coding sequence ATGATTACTTTAACGACATTACGTGAAACACCGCTTGTCTTAAATGCAATCTTAATCGAAGCGGTCCGGTCGACACCCGATACGACGATCCAGTTGGTCGGGGGACAGACTTATGTCGTCAAAGAAACATTGGAAGAGGTAAAAGCAGCCACAATCGATTTTTACCGACAAGTCGGTTTAACGGGCTTGAACAGTGCTAGGAGGCTCGAAGATGGCAGAAGAAAAGAAGAAGAGTAA
- a CDS encoding flagellar basal body-associated FliL family protein: MAEEKKKSKLKLPLIMVVVAIMMVGAGYMLSKYLLTSDPTEAKVEQPTGAELEERSFQTDDLTTNIADERFLNVQFTIVTDDAATREELELRKFQINNIILGDLASMKKQDLDSKQDMAKLEEKLRGQFKKLLQEGDVQRVYTTKKIIQ, encoded by the coding sequence ATGGCAGAAGAAAAGAAGAAGAGTAAGTTGAAATTACCACTCATCATGGTCGTCGTCGCGATTATGATGGTAGGCGCGGGCTACATGCTTTCAAAATATTTGTTAACGAGTGATCCGACCGAAGCGAAAGTCGAACAACCGACAGGAGCGGAACTCGAAGAGCGAAGTTTTCAAACAGATGATTTAACGACGAACATTGCAGACGAACGATTCTTAAATGTTCAGTTTACAATCGTCACGGATGACGCGGCGACGCGGGAAGAACTGGAGTTACGCAAGTTTCAAATCAACAATATCATCTTAGGGGATTTAGCTTCGATGAAAAAACAAGATTTAGATTCTAAACAAGACATGGCGAAACTCGAAGAAAAATTACGGGGGCAATTTAAAAAGCTCCTGCAAGAAGGCGATGTTCAACGTGTCTACACGACGAAAAAAATCATCCAGTGA
- a CDS encoding flagellar export protein FliJ, with protein sequence MKTIYERIIPLAEAEKDRVSKHTAEKKKQYEVEVEKLYHLLVRYEAFLKAQNETGTVELLASQYRERARDVVKQQIERQQLYVTQAKNQYERAQVDLKEALIEEKKFTRLQSNQLEENRRTLALVEQNQMDELALLQFGRRRTT encoded by the coding sequence ATGAAAACCATATATGAACGTATTATTCCTTTAGCGGAAGCGGAAAAGGATCGTGTTTCAAAACATACTGCTGAAAAAAAGAAGCAATATGAAGTCGAGGTCGAGAAACTGTACCATCTTCTCGTTCGTTATGAAGCTTTTTTAAAAGCACAAAATGAAACAGGAACGGTTGAGCTGCTTGCTTCTCAATACCGTGAACGTGCACGTGATGTCGTCAAACAACAGATTGAGCGACAACAGCTATACGTGACCCAGGCGAAAAATCAGTATGAACGGGCTCAAGTCGATTTAAAAGAGGCTTTGATTGAAGAAAAGAAATTTACACGACTGCAATCAAATCAATTAGAAGAAAATCGGCGGACACTCGCTTTGGTGGAACAGAACCAAATGGATGAATTAGCATTATTGCAGTTTGGAAGAAGGCGAACGACATGA
- the fliY gene encoding flagellar motor switch phosphatase FliY, with protein sequence MSDMLSQDEIDALLRGTPSAEEPTDTQSIDDLHQLDEMEIDALGEVGNISLGNSATALSALLNQKVEITTPHVRMITMEELRSRYPIPHVALRVGYTEGFKGENVLILTQRDASVIANLMMGGDGVVDESLEMEPIALSAVQEAMNQMMGAAATSMSTVFSMRIDISPPAVEVFDFSQEKSIVDSFSLWESMVIIEFDLKIGTLIDSKIVQLAPLEFSKQLIQKLFSASTTTTEPAPTAQVPTPEPVREQPAAPQPQPEPRYEAPPEYKKEPVGVSPVQFGQFSEVQQEGPPGNIGMLYDVPLNVTVELGRTRRSVRDILELTQGSIIELDKLAGEPVDVFVNNTLIATGEVVVIEENFGVRITEIVNKKERLRMF encoded by the coding sequence ATGAGCGATATGCTTTCGCAAGATGAAATCGATGCATTATTACGTGGAACCCCATCGGCTGAAGAACCAACCGATACCCAATCAATAGACGATTTACATCAATTGGATGAGATGGAAATTGATGCGCTTGGAGAAGTCGGGAATATCTCGCTAGGGAATTCCGCGACGGCTCTGTCCGCGTTATTGAATCAAAAAGTCGAAATCACGACACCACACGTGCGGATGATTACGATGGAAGAATTGCGGAGTCGTTATCCGATTCCCCACGTCGCCCTTCGTGTCGGATATACAGAAGGATTCAAGGGAGAAAACGTTTTAATTTTGACACAACGGGATGCTTCCGTCATTGCGAATTTGATGATGGGCGGCGATGGTGTCGTTGACGAGAGTCTTGAAATGGAACCGATTGCGTTATCTGCCGTCCAGGAAGCGATGAACCAGATGATGGGAGCGGCTGCGACCTCAATGTCGACCGTTTTCTCAATGCGTATCGATATCTCGCCTCCAGCGGTCGAAGTTTTTGATTTCTCGCAAGAAAAAAGTATCGTGGATAGCTTCTCGTTATGGGAAAGCATGGTCATCATCGAGTTTGATTTGAAGATCGGAACGCTGATCGATTCAAAAATCGTACAATTGGCACCACTTGAATTTTCCAAACAACTGATTCAGAAATTATTCAGTGCCAGTACGACAACGACCGAACCGGCACCCACAGCTCAAGTCCCTACACCAGAACCGGTCCGGGAACAGCCGGCCGCGCCACAGCCACAACCGGAACCCCGGTATGAAGCACCGCCGGAATACAAAAAAGAGCCGGTTGGTGTCAGTCCTGTCCAATTCGGTCAGTTCTCTGAAGTGCAACAAGAAGGTCCGCCCGGAAATATCGGCATGCTCTACGATGTACCATTGAATGTCACAGTCGAACTGGGACGGACACGCCGGTCAGTCCGGGACATTTTGGAACTGACGCAAGGTTCAATCATTGAACTGGATAAATTAGCAGGAGAACCCGTTGACGTGTTCGTCAATAATACATTGATTGCAACGGGTGAAGTCGTCGTCATCGAAGAAAACTTCGGTGTCCGGATTACAGAGATTGTCAATAAAAAAGAACGTCTGCGGATGTTCTAA
- a CDS encoding flagellar hook-length control protein FliK, giving the protein MNLTTDVQQAQTAKPVTKWNGKELPANGVGNFASLLQYLVQPLAEGVQNPSLDQQTIPTEVETNLEVKPLLEQLTAQPEKVLKLLEQPEVEGMIHDPKKATELIQFIKLIQDGQQGQAMELFEQFPVSVQQVLAAAVSTVIGVDKENVKSNELPVGMNTPVIRMTDTPGIALSTPPVSNPTLVDSTGIKKDAVVTPFSNRLVLPEQNTPTLKTSVMTKKVIESIQIAADPEGKDQPSALTGLKFERMNSALGVGVRPSVMQPSVDDQLTSRIEAAMKQAPFLKGADGSTRMSIRLYPEQLGEVVIQLDKKDGLLTVKLFAATEQAKQMLDQQLGKLHTSLQPQAPFVKVETGMLASSVKDFEQGLPQERRERQQEEPAPYEEELEEDEDD; this is encoded by the coding sequence ATGAACTTGACGACGGATGTACAGCAAGCACAAACAGCTAAACCGGTTACGAAGTGGAACGGGAAAGAGCTCCCAGCGAATGGCGTTGGAAATTTTGCTTCGTTACTTCAATACTTAGTGCAACCTCTAGCTGAGGGCGTACAGAATCCTTCACTGGATCAACAGACAATACCAACTGAAGTGGAGACGAATCTTGAAGTCAAACCGCTGTTGGAACAATTGACCGCACAGCCGGAAAAAGTCTTAAAACTTTTGGAGCAACCCGAAGTAGAAGGTATGATACATGATCCAAAAAAAGCGACGGAGCTGATTCAGTTCATCAAGTTGATACAAGACGGACAACAAGGACAAGCGATGGAGTTATTCGAACAATTTCCTGTCTCGGTCCAACAAGTACTCGCAGCGGCCGTTTCAACTGTCATCGGAGTCGATAAGGAAAATGTGAAATCAAATGAATTACCGGTCGGAATGAATACTCCGGTTATACGGATGACTGACACTCCAGGAATTGCCTTGTCAACTCCACCGGTGAGTAATCCCACGTTGGTTGATTCTACAGGCATCAAAAAAGATGCAGTTGTGACTCCGTTTTCGAACCGTCTTGTACTTCCTGAACAAAATACACCAACACTGAAAACAAGTGTCATGACTAAAAAGGTGATTGAATCCATTCAGATAGCTGCTGATCCGGAAGGGAAAGACCAACCATCAGCACTAACCGGTTTGAAATTTGAACGAATGAACAGTGCATTAGGAGTAGGCGTTCGGCCATCCGTCATGCAGCCAAGTGTCGATGATCAACTCACGTCACGGATTGAAGCGGCGATGAAACAAGCACCATTTTTAAAAGGCGCGGACGGTTCGACAAGGATGTCCATCCGATTATATCCAGAACAGTTGGGTGAGGTCGTCATCCAATTGGATAAAAAAGATGGTTTATTGACGGTAAAGCTTTTCGCAGCGACGGAACAAGCGAAACAAATGCTGGATCAGCAACTAGGAAAGTTACATACTTCGTTGCAGCCGCAAGCACCATTCGTCAAAGTCGAAACCGGGATGTTAGCATCGAGTGTCAAAGACTTTGAACAAGGTTTACCGCAAGAACGACGAGAGCGTCAGCAAGAAGAACCTGCACCGTACGAAGAAGAACTAGAGGAGGATGAAGATGACTGA
- a CDS encoding MotE family protein, with protein MSENKSSKQWILPLLIIPLLLLLFTAYLVLNYANGRPIFSLPFASEEVTNTKVTSSKSSEIEQRLKLANAEIKKLRAKTTDQAELIQAKEQEVVRLIAERDRLKNTPATPATTVTDKSASKKTADVTDVYAEMTPKDAANIFNELSPTEVVAIIKEIDAEQQAAIMAKMDPKKAAALTQLLAVQ; from the coding sequence ATGAGTGAGAACAAGTCATCAAAACAATGGATTTTGCCCTTATTAATCATCCCGTTGTTATTGTTATTATTTACAGCCTATCTCGTATTAAATTACGCTAATGGGCGGCCGATTTTTTCATTGCCTTTTGCGTCAGAAGAAGTAACGAACACGAAGGTAACGTCTTCAAAAAGTTCGGAGATCGAACAACGTTTGAAATTAGCAAACGCTGAAATCAAAAAACTACGGGCAAAGACGACTGATCAAGCAGAACTCATCCAAGCGAAAGAACAGGAAGTCGTCCGGTTGATTGCGGAACGGGATCGGTTGAAAAACACGCCGGCTACACCTGCAACGACAGTGACAGATAAGTCTGCGTCGAAAAAGACTGCTGATGTGACAGATGTCTATGCGGAGATGACGCCGAAAGATGCAGCCAATATTTTTAACGAATTGAGTCCGACGGAAGTCGTTGCAATCATTAAAGAAATTGATGCTGAACAACAGGCGGCCATCATGGCAAAGATGGATCCTAAAAAAGCTGCAGCGTTGACACAATTGTTGGCAGTCCAATAA
- the fliI gene encoding flagellar protein export ATPase FliI: MYKLKQLQAAIRDVRREELVEHSGKVVQVIGLMIESRGPTAVAIGERCLIRIHRGDEIEAEVVGFREGHVLLMPYGETTAIAPGSIVIATGKPLHVPVGDDLIGKVLDGLGRSLDGKSLAHLRTTSIVRKPPSPLDRPRIDQVLSTGIRAIDGLLTVGQGQRVGLFAGSGVGKSTLLGMIAKRSTADINVIALIGERGREVKEFIEAELGEEGMSRSIIVVATSDQPPLVRLKGAYTATAIAEYFRDQGKNVVLMMDSVTRFAMAQREIGLATGEPPASKGYTPSVFALLPQLLERSGKTTEGSITAFYTVLVDGDDMNEPIADAVRGILDGHFVLDRNLANKGQYPAIHILRSISRVMNQITSTEHKDSAITFRQLLSTYLDAEDLINIGAYKSGTNPDIDRAVEKYPELIGFLKQRVEEKSHFEDGMDRLISTIR; encoded by the coding sequence ATGTATAAACTCAAACAGTTACAAGCAGCGATTCGAGATGTTCGTCGGGAAGAACTTGTCGAGCATTCTGGTAAAGTCGTTCAAGTCATTGGCTTGATGATTGAATCACGTGGTCCGACAGCTGTTGCCATCGGCGAGCGGTGCTTGATCCGGATTCATCGTGGAGACGAGATTGAGGCAGAAGTCGTTGGATTTCGAGAAGGACATGTACTATTGATGCCTTATGGTGAAACGACGGCCATTGCACCGGGATCGATTGTCATCGCAACAGGAAAACCGCTTCATGTTCCTGTCGGAGATGATTTGATCGGGAAAGTCCTGGATGGTCTCGGACGTTCGCTAGACGGGAAATCACTGGCGCATTTACGGACGACTTCAATTGTCCGTAAGCCGCCAAGTCCACTCGATCGTCCGCGGATCGATCAAGTGTTATCGACAGGTATTCGTGCCATCGACGGTTTATTGACCGTCGGACAAGGGCAACGAGTCGGACTATTCGCAGGATCGGGTGTCGGTAAATCGACATTACTCGGTATGATTGCCAAACGATCGACGGCTGATATTAATGTCATCGCCTTAATCGGTGAACGGGGCCGTGAAGTGAAGGAATTCATTGAGGCGGAGTTAGGTGAGGAAGGCATGAGCCGTTCGATCATCGTCGTAGCGACGAGTGATCAGCCGCCACTCGTTCGACTCAAAGGAGCGTATACGGCAACGGCAATCGCTGAATATTTTCGGGATCAAGGAAAAAATGTCGTATTGATGATGGACTCCGTCACACGTTTTGCCATGGCTCAACGTGAAATTGGCCTGGCGACCGGTGAACCACCTGCTTCGAAGGGATATACACCGAGTGTATTCGCCTTACTTCCACAACTGTTGGAACGAAGCGGGAAAACGACAGAAGGTTCCATTACGGCATTTTATACCGTACTGGTTGACGGCGATGATATGAATGAACCGATTGCGGATGCGGTCCGCGGAATTCTTGATGGTCATTTTGTCCTCGACCGAAATCTCGCTAATAAAGGACAATATCCGGCGATTCACATCTTACGCTCCATCAGCCGGGTCATGAATCAAATTACTTCGACCGAACATAAAGATAGTGCGATTACGTTCAGACAGTTATTGTCGACATACCTCGATGCCGAGGATTTAATCAATATCGGTGCTTATAAAAGTGGTACAAACCCTGACATTGATCGGGCTGTTGAAAAATATCCTGAATTGATCGGTTTTTTAAAACAACGGGTGGAAGAAAAAAGCCATTTCGAAGATGGCATGGATCGTCTGATTTCGACAATCCGTTAA
- a CDS encoding flagellar hook capping FlgD N-terminal domain-containing protein: protein MTESIKNDASSYQLPEKTKVPSSNSMDKDMFMKILIAQLSNQDPTAPMEDKEFISQMAQFSSLEQMQAIGKGMDTMMLNQHAAALMNYSNLIGKSVSYEGETVTKDATGADVTSTGKVTANVLSVKRDGVDVIAELSNGKSVSVYELTEIKTKEEK, encoded by the coding sequence ATGACTGAATCCATCAAAAATGATGCGTCGTCCTATCAGTTACCGGAGAAAACGAAAGTACCATCCAGTAACTCGATGGACAAAGACATGTTCATGAAAATCCTGATTGCCCAACTGTCCAATCAAGATCCGACGGCACCGATGGAAGACAAGGAGTTCATTTCGCAGATGGCTCAGTTTTCTTCTCTTGAACAGATGCAAGCGATTGGAAAAGGGATGGATACGATGATGCTCAATCAGCATGCGGCGGCTCTGATGAACTATAGTAATTTGATTGGAAAAAGTGTCAGCTATGAAGGTGAGACTGTCACGAAAGATGCGACAGGAGCAGATGTGACATCGACCGGTAAAGTGACGGCAAACGTCCTCAGTGTAAAGCGTGACGGGGTCGATGTCATTGCCGAGTTATCGAACGGAAAAAGTGTCAGTGTCTACGAATTGACTGAAATTAAAACAAAGGAGGAAAAATAA
- a CDS encoding FliH/SctL family protein — MISLSNVIKRQVVFDRTQRTIFHQTESEQVTETEPLVSYDEMMREGQAQLKQQQLLIEQQEQTRRADLEQERLLVFEEARQQGYKEGYQSGQQAGQTQYEQRIEETNQLANRLEQMFSERVLLMEDELCALALQLTHQFLEQLHDKDEEALYQTIQQLILQFRDREKLIVYTSAEDFERVVLLDERLQTILGGTATIRLRIDPELPARDFRIDSENGAITGGLSIGYQRLMEQLTEVLHDV, encoded by the coding sequence ATGATATCGTTGTCTAACGTCATTAAGCGTCAAGTTGTTTTCGACCGGACGCAACGAACGATTTTCCATCAGACGGAATCCGAGCAGGTGACTGAAACCGAACCGCTTGTTTCTTATGACGAGATGATGCGGGAAGGACAAGCCCAACTAAAGCAACAGCAGCTGTTGATCGAACAACAAGAACAAACACGGCGGGCTGATTTGGAGCAAGAGCGGCTTCTCGTGTTTGAAGAAGCGAGACAACAGGGTTACAAAGAAGGGTATCAGTCGGGTCAACAAGCTGGACAAACACAATACGAACAACGGATTGAGGAAACAAATCAACTTGCGAACCGGCTCGAACAGATGTTTTCAGAACGAGTCCTCCTGATGGAAGATGAATTGTGTGCACTGGCCCTTCAATTGACACATCAGTTTTTGGAGCAGCTTCACGATAAGGATGAAGAAGCACTTTATCAGACGATTCAACAGTTGATTCTTCAATTTAGAGATCGCGAAAAATTGATTGTCTATACATCAGCTGAAGATTTTGAACGGGTTGTCTTACTGGATGAACGGTTACAGACCATTTTAGGAGGGACGGCAACAATCCGTTTACGGATTGATCCCGAGCTTCCTGCACGAGATTTCCGGATTGATTCAGAGAACGGTGCCATCACGGGTGGATTGTCAATCGGTTATCAACGATTAATGGAGCAACTCACCGAGGTGTTACACGATGTATAA
- a CDS encoding response regulator, whose translation MSAKVLIVDDAAFMRMMIKEILSKNGYDVVGEAENGREAVSKYKELAPDLVTLDITMPEMDGISALKEIKAFNPAAKVIMCSAMGQQSMVIDAIQAGAKDFIVKPFQADRVLEAVSKTISS comes from the coding sequence ATGAGTGCAAAAGTTTTGATTGTAGATGATGCAGCTTTCATGAGAATGATGATTAAGGAAATTTTATCGAAGAACGGCTATGACGTCGTCGGTGAGGCGGAAAACGGACGTGAAGCAGTTTCGAAATATAAAGAGTTAGCGCCGGATCTCGTCACACTTGATATCACGATGCCGGAAATGGACGGGATTTCAGCATTAAAAGAAATCAAAGCCTTTAACCCGGCTGCCAAAGTCATCATGTGTTCTGCAATGGGACAACAATCGATGGTCATCGATGCGATTCAAGCCGGAGCAAAAGACTTCATCGTTAAACCGTTCCAGGCAGACCGTGTACTCGAAGCCGTTTCGAAAACCATTTCATCATGA